The Macadamia integrifolia cultivar HAES 741 chromosome 3, SCU_Mint_v3, whole genome shotgun sequence genome segment aattcaaaaaagaaaatggaaactttGGTAATCATGAATATGTAACTAAAAATCTTAAGCTGAAAAGAAGAACTTAAAATATACCAAATATAACAGTTAAATTTATATGTGGAAACTTTATTTTTCCTACTCAAATCCAAGTAATAGGACTGAGAGTGAACTAAAACTTTATTGCTACATTTAACAAGTTTTACAGTTAgttagaaaatgatttttttgttaaattccATTTCCCTTCACTTTACTTCCAACAGGGCAGAGCAATAGCCTATGCTAGCGAAATGGTGATTGTTGACTGCATTTATATAGATGACAGCATCACCAATGGTTGCCTAGTTTCAAATATTTTTCCTCCAAGCTTCAAAATTCAAAGATGACTCAAGAGTTCAATTCCTTCTCtagtttaaaaaaatcaaagctaaCCTCCATCATTAAGTCCAGAAACTGTAATTTTTAACTGTGCAAACATCATCAAACTTTGATTAATATAAACACATTACATTGAAAAAGATCAAGGATTTAAAGGAACTTGCTTGGTTAACCTGGCCCTGACGGTGAACTTTTGGCAGTGTCTTTCTGAGGCTGCTTCATtttgagaagatgagagagaccGGCAACCACATGAAGCCGGCTGGATGGAACACCTGTTTTTGCTAATGCTCTCCCATATTTGTCAAGGAGTACAAAACAAGGGACATATCTGATGTCATAATAGAGGAGCTGCAAGAAACATATtactaaatcaaatcaaatcagctggaaactcatttttcttcaaCTATATGAGTGACATCAACCACTTTCAAGCTTGAATGCAATCATGATGCACATACCACAGCTAAAGAAAGTGGTTCAAGCACAAATGAGAGATGATAGTTCCAATATGAAATTTGATGCAAATATGAACCTGCTCAAACATATCTACATGTGATGCACAAACCACAACCACATTTCCAAAGAAAATGGTTTGAGCACAAATGAACGATGACATTTCCCACAGGAAATGGAGGGTAATTATAGTCAGAAAGACTAAGCGGACTAGGAAATGAAGGGTCATTGTTATCATCAGGACTTGGTGGATTAGTACCATGATTGGATTGTAGACAAGTATCATGATCGGATTGTGCCACATGCACCTTCAACCACTAAAGTATGAACATATGCACTTGAAGATTTctgtaaaaataataataattaaaaaaaaagaagcactaGCATACCTCACTTGTCAGACTCAGCCATCTCAGGAAGAAGTTCTTGGTTCAGATGAACATTCAATCCTGCTCCTATACAACTGGACTCTAGCCCAATTACTAATGCCACTACTCTTCCACTTGCAAAACCTACTTTGACCTTCACACTGATGGAATCCTATCATCTTTGGCCATTTCTAAATGTTTACAATTAGCTTCAATCAAAACAATTTGACATTACAAATTTAACTTAACCACCAGGGACATTGAAACTGCCCCCACTCCGTTGCTTCTTTTGGTAATAACAGActgttcctttcttttccttacCTCAGCTATGACAGCAAACGTGTGAAATGCTTGGGGGAAAATAAGGCATCTCAACATCACATGTTCAGTCCCTTTATTATAAATATTGTTGAAGTTGCCTCCAAGGATACAGCAAACTCCAGTATATAAATGATATGCAACTCACTTGATAAATAGTCGGTCTCCATGAGTAGGCATGTAGCATATGCAAATTGTGACTGTCTCTACACTATTACACAACATACAGTTTAACCTTAAAATGTACAATTCCAAGGTTCAAAGCTTTGATCaaaatgtttcaaaattttcgaaatattttgattttcctCAACACTATGAAATGAAATCACGTAGAAaatacaaagttttttttttttggtgtgaaataagtgaaacgaaattaTCAAGATGTCAAAATTTAGGTAATGATAGAAATGTTACATTCCTTcacataaaattcaaatttcaagcCAAAATGGTCGGAATTGCAAGAATGCTAGGCTCATATAATTGTATGTTAACTGCATTAAGCTTTGTTTCCTCATGAAAATGAATGGACATTAGTATGAATGACTTGatgtcaaaaaataaaagactgagaATCGCTACCTGGTCGTGTGCAGCCTGCGCTAGCACCTCAGCCAATGGGACAGTGCACTGGGGTATCCAACATGGAGGGCTGCGAGGTCATTTCGCAGCCCATTGTGAGAGGGCGTAGGGGAACGCGActgggtagcattcttttttccataaattAATTATGTATACAATAACTTATATAAGTGAAAGGACACCACACCTGCATTATACACTAAGTCAATTCTATTAACTTCAACTATCTAGCACACGTACACCCTCATTTTGAAATGATTACTACAGTTCCATCTGATTGAGTGTTGAGTTTACTGGTCGTAGTAACTAATAagtatttattaataaaatataataacagGAATTGGACAAGGTTTGAGACTTTGACAGGATAAGTCTTTTCAATCTTTGctgaaatcaaaatatttccTTTTGAAATGGTTGAAATCTGGTAGATATTTAGTAAAATTTTGGGAAATGAAGGGAAAATAGGGATATATTTAGAATTTTGTGATGAAATTTAGGGGATGCTTATTTAAGTATAAATAGGCATGTATCAATTATTAGATGTAAAAAAAGACCCACTCAAAGTGGTACTACTTCAAATCAAGAGGATTCAATCAAATCGCAGCTGTGAACATGACCTAGTTTATTCCTCCACACAACAACATGACTATAACTCCAAGTAACATGCAAAAACAACACTTCATTAAACATGTAACTTCTCAAACAGGAAATGAGAGCTTATCTAAATATGTCTTACCACCCCTTCCCCCACCAACGTAAATGTTCTGGAGACAAAAGTACATGGATAATAAAACCTAAATCTGATTCTGGCCAGTGAATTGTCATCATAAGTTCCGATATCATGTACCTCGATAGTTTTGTCATGTATCTAACCACTTCTAGTAAACAGGTTTCACTTGATCCATAAAATGGAATCCATATCAAATGCTGATTAAATATGAAGCTCACCCATTGCTTTGCTCACTAAAACTAGTGCGTCACCTACATGTTAAATTCCAGAATGTAATGGATAAAGAACCTGTTGCAGTTTGCTTCAAATGCCTTATATATAAAATGCCATCCATGAAAAGCAGTTCCagataaaaacccaaaaaccaaaaaaggaaTCCCATGCCTCGAATTGCATCAAAACCCAAGTACCCAACTGTATAACTACTACATAAAAAGGCCAAAttcaatcccccccccccccccccgggatTGGTCAAACTCTATAGCAAACAGAAAAGTTCGAATTTCACAGAGTCGAAAAGATTGCTATAATGAGGGAGCAATGGTACAAACCTCAGGTAGCCATTTCTCGTTCTCTGCATCCGCCAAGACAATGTTAAGCCAGTCCGAATTCCTTCCCTCTATCTCCATAACAAGATTGAGCATAGAACTGCAAAGTCTGCATTTGGGAGAGTAGAACTCAATAACTGTAGCCTCTTTCCCGCTGGCCAGAGCTGAAGCTAGAGCTCGGTGCTCAGCTTCACCTTGTTCTTCCGGGGACAAAACCTGTTTCCTCGTCTTCAACGAATTTGTGCTCTTCGTGAAGGGTTTAATTCCGATATCGAAATCGAAGGGTTTGAAGGATTTAGTGGAGGGATCTGGGGTTTTAAAAGCTGAATCTAAGAGATTGGTAGCGAGGAGTCCGAGATTTTGCATAGATTTGAAGAGCCAAGGAACTTCGAACTGGCAGGGATTAGACCTTGTAACTTTAGGGTTTTGATGGATGTCCCATGGC includes the following:
- the LOC122072949 gene encoding uncharacterized protein LOC122072949 yields the protein MGIAPKQQRIFCLNWPWDIHQNPKVTRSNPCQFEVPWLFKSMQNLGLLATNLLDSAFKTPDPSTKSFKPFDFDIGIKPFTKSTNSLKTRKQVLSPEEQGEAEHRALASALASGKEATVIEFYSPKCRLCSSMLNLVMEIEGRNSDWLNIVLADAENEKWLPELLYYDIRYVPCFVLLDKYGRALAKTGVPSSRLHVVAGLSHLLKMKQPQKDTAKSSPSGPG